A genome region from Crossiella equi includes the following:
- a CDS encoding MFS transporter codes for MLSSRWEPVAAISTVAVVGLATGLAIPLVSLRLGAAGASGTLVGLAAALPALGILCAAPLTGVLTRRLRVKSVLLGALGASALSLLLLTTTDDLLVWLVLRFTVGAAAGLLLALGETWINAVAEEGSRGRWVAVYTSVFTVCQVCGPGLLALFGSSGELPVLVTVAAHVPGLLLLLGTRCAVENTHGPRGFGLLGFFRAAPSIVLAVLLFSFFDSVVLALFPLYGMAYGLPESVAVLLAGAVFLGDALLQVPLGALADRVNRPRLHLTCGVVVLIAALVMPVLMTRPVLLWPSLVVLGGAAGGVYTLALVLVGERFRGGDLVTANACAATLWGLGSLAGPPLGGMAVQLVRPDGLMLSLAAVAMLFLAAGATVTAWRPTSRSPRCGPDRNAAGSSPH; via the coding sequence GTGCTGAGCAGTCGTTGGGAGCCGGTCGCCGCGATCAGCACGGTCGCGGTGGTCGGCCTGGCGACGGGACTCGCCATCCCGCTGGTGTCCCTGAGGCTGGGCGCGGCCGGGGCGTCGGGCACCCTGGTGGGCCTGGCCGCCGCACTGCCCGCGCTGGGCATCCTCTGCGCCGCTCCACTGACCGGTGTACTCACCCGGCGGCTCCGAGTCAAATCGGTGCTGCTGGGCGCTTTGGGGGCCTCCGCGCTCAGTCTGCTGCTGCTCACCACGACCGACGACCTGCTCGTCTGGCTGGTGCTGCGCTTCACCGTCGGCGCGGCGGCCGGACTGCTCCTCGCCCTCGGCGAGACCTGGATCAACGCGGTGGCGGAGGAAGGTTCGCGCGGCCGCTGGGTGGCCGTCTACACCTCGGTGTTCACCGTGTGCCAGGTGTGCGGGCCGGGGCTGCTGGCCCTGTTCGGTTCGAGTGGAGAACTACCCGTTCTGGTGACAGTGGCCGCGCACGTCCCCGGCCTGCTTCTCCTGCTCGGCACCCGCTGCGCGGTGGAGAACACCCACGGGCCACGGGGTTTCGGGCTGCTCGGCTTCTTCCGCGCCGCGCCGTCCATCGTCCTGGCGGTGCTGTTGTTCAGCTTCTTCGACAGCGTGGTGCTCGCGCTGTTCCCCTTGTACGGCATGGCCTACGGCCTGCCGGAGAGCGTCGCGGTCCTGCTCGCGGGCGCCGTGTTTTTGGGCGATGCCCTCCTTCAGGTACCGTTGGGGGCGCTGGCTGACCGGGTGAACCGGCCGCGGCTGCACCTGACCTGCGGTGTGGTGGTGCTGATCGCGGCGCTGGTCATGCCGGTGCTCATGACCAGGCCCGTGCTGCTCTGGCCGTCCCTCGTGGTGTTGGGCGGCGCCGCGGGCGGTGTGTACACTCTCGCGCTCGTGCTCGTCGGCGAGCGCTTCCGGGGTGGCGACCTGGTCACCGCAAACGCATGCGCCGCCACCCTGTGGGGACTGGGCTCCCTGGCGGGTCCTCCGTTGGGCGGGATGGCGGTGCAACTGGTGCGTCCGGACGGCCTCATGCTCAGCCTCGCGGCGGTGGCGATGCTGTTCCTGGCCGCCGGCGCTACGGTGACGGCATGGCGACCGACAAGCCGATCCCCTCGGTGTGGACCCGACCGAAACGCGGCCGGGAGCAGCCCGCACTGA
- a CDS encoding aldehyde dehydrogenase family protein, with protein MTVTDTPIPSTVDFLDVRQRAAAFATELRERGADIVRSLSGYECAGVALDEIERSVEFLDNLHHNREYFRGRVQGVTSFLPLNQPLYATVCFGVVPSLMAEDAAFRPPTVMHPHYRKLAEVLDLPRHFPNLRVSYQDREVFVAQRARRTDAVVFTGSPDNAAKVRRLFLKRTLFILNGSGHNPLVVTETADLALAVESALRVVLYNQGQDCAGPNAILVHRTRLAEFREALVLRLRGIEHRVGPYADPENLVGPNSDPDHALKIIRMFKEDRDFCVYGGDINPVSGLIRPTVFEKDLSLGGNYHEFFAPVFYLQPYDDDADLALYFTDHRYRNNAMYISLFGDSDYVDSLLATPLHEEDSILRNTDLHLTEKGYLPYGGQGPAASCRYVDGERVLGATSPQRDIYQHLVAPRLGTGCWPGSAC; from the coding sequence GTGACCGTCACCGACACCCCTATTCCGTCCACTGTGGACTTCCTGGACGTGCGGCAGCGCGCCGCCGCCTTCGCCACCGAGCTCCGGGAGCGCGGTGCGGACATCGTCCGCAGCCTGTCCGGCTACGAATGCGCCGGGGTGGCCCTGGACGAGATCGAGCGCTCGGTGGAGTTCCTGGACAACCTGCACCACAACCGCGAGTACTTCCGCGGCCGCGTGCAGGGTGTGACCAGCTTCCTGCCGCTCAACCAGCCCCTGTACGCCACCGTGTGCTTCGGCGTGGTGCCCTCGCTCATGGCCGAGGATGCCGCGTTCCGGCCACCCACCGTGATGCACCCGCACTACCGCAAGCTGGCCGAGGTGCTCGACCTGCCCCGGCACTTCCCGAACCTCCGGGTGAGCTACCAGGACCGCGAGGTGTTCGTGGCCCAGCGGGCCCGCCGGACCGACGCGGTGGTGTTCACCGGGTCGCCGGACAACGCGGCCAAGGTGCGCAGGCTCTTCCTCAAGCGCACCCTGTTCATCCTCAACGGTTCCGGCCACAACCCGCTCGTCGTCACCGAGACCGCGGACCTGGCCCTCGCCGTGGAGTCCGCACTGCGCGTGGTCCTTTACAACCAGGGCCAGGACTGCGCGGGACCCAACGCGATCCTCGTGCACCGCACACGGCTCGCCGAGTTCCGGGAGGCCCTGGTGCTGCGCCTGCGCGGCATCGAGCACCGGGTGGGCCCGTACGCGGACCCGGAGAACCTGGTCGGGCCCAACAGCGACCCCGACCACGCGTTGAAGATCATCCGGATGTTCAAGGAGGACAGGGACTTCTGCGTCTACGGCGGTGACATCAACCCGGTGAGCGGGCTGATCCGGCCGACCGTGTTCGAGAAGGACCTCAGCCTCGGCGGCAACTACCACGAGTTCTTCGCACCCGTGTTCTACCTCCAGCCCTATGACGACGACGCGGACCTGGCGCTGTACTTCACCGACCACCGCTACCGGAACAACGCCATGTACATCTCGCTGTTCGGCGACAGCGACTACGTGGACTCCCTGCTCGCGACACCGCTGCACGAGGAGGACTCGATCCTGCGGAACACAGACCTGCACCTGACCGAGAAGGGCTACCTGCCCTACGGTGGCCAGGGCCCGGCGGCGTCCTGCCGGTACGTGGACGGCGAGCGGGTGCTGGGTGCCACGTCACCGCAACGCGACATCTACCAGCACCTGGTGGCCCCACGCCTGGGCACAGGGTGCTGGCCGGGTTCAGCGTGCTGA